In Phycodurus eques isolate BA_2022a chromosome 23, UOR_Pequ_1.1, whole genome shotgun sequence, a genomic segment contains:
- the LOC133397633 gene encoding E3 ubiquitin-protein ligase TRIM39 has translation MSLYSSLLSSDQFQCSICLDIFNNPSSTPCGHSFCVACINRFWDGAKVCQCPLCKKTFQKRPDLQINRTLREITEQFRSMSGSGRGEGSLAREKKAVKGRECAMPNALLDELTRKLPRPHASTTATSEEQGGEHITGTPVVAASMASSVPDQSPLSAATGAGGPPRAIARSSEASGRRRFTVSGAASSHNLPLCNVHHRGIMIFCRTDGECICPDCEAEAHFDHDTVTVEAAWTEKQAQLKETEQQTREMIQQRLLKIEEIRTSLSELELVVERATTGSVCMFSALMAALERAQAELIDAMEANRRAVEIQADAMIRQLELEVEELRRRESVLAQLSASDDHLHGIKNSATISTPLPTKDWSGVSVTYDLGISAIYRSLAGEVEKFQEQLRGITETGFTASSPETSLARPQPRMRRVQEYAADVTLDCNTAHPRLVLTDDMKSVRCSDRHQLLPDNTERFDRVVCVLGREAISSGRHYWEVQVGGKTDWDLGVAKQSINRKGKIEVTPNNGYWFLSLRDKNKYAFRTEPSTDVHLNLRPNKIGIFVDFDRGQVSFYNVDAKIHIYTFNDTFTECIFPFFSPCTNKSGKNDGPLVITTVDTSE, from the exons ATGTCCTTATACAGTAGTCTGCTGTCGAGTGACCAGTTCCAGTGCTCCATCTGCTTGGACATCTTCAATAACCCGTCCTCCACGCCGTGCGGGCACAGCTTCTGCGTCGCCTGCATCAACCGGTTCTGGGACGGAGCCAAA GTGTGCCAATGTCCTCTGTGCAAAAAGACCTTTCAGAAGCGTCCGGACCTCCAGATAAACCGGACCCTGCGCGAGATCACCGAGCAGTTCAGGTCCATGTCTGGCAGTGGGAGAGGGGAAGGAAGCCTCGCCAGGGAGAAGAAGGCAGTAAAGGGGCGAGAGTGCGCCATGCCGAATGCTTTGTTGGATGAACTGACCAGGAAGCTGCCGCGACCTCACGCCAGTACGACAGCGACCAGCGAGGAGCAAG GTGGCGAACACATCACGGGGACCCCCGTGGTCGCGGCTTCCATGGCGTCTTCGGTCCCCGACCAAAGTCCCCTCTCTGCGGCGACCGGCGCCGGCGGACCCCCTCGAGCTATCGCCCGCTCGTCCGAGGCATCCGGCCGAAGAAGGTTCACCGTGAGCGGGGCGGCGAGCAGCCACAACCTTCCTCTCTGCAACGTTCACCACAGGGGGATCATG ATTTTCTGTCGCACCGACGGGGAGTGCATCTGTCCCGACTGTGAGGCCGAGGCGCATTTTGATCACGACACAGTGACGGTGGAAGCTGCGTGGACCGAGAAGCAG gcCCAGCTCAAGGAGACAGAGCAGCAGACCCGGGAGATGATCCAACAAAGACTCCTGAAGATCGAAGAGATCCGAACCTCACTATCCGAACTGGAG CTGGTGGTGGAGCGGGCGACGACGGGCAGCGTGTGCATGTTCTCGGCGCTGATGGCGGCCCTCGAGCGAGCGCAGGCGGAGCTCATCGACGCCATGGAGGCCAACAGGCGCGCGGTGGAGATCCAAGCGGACGCCATGATACGGCAGCTGGAGCTGGAGGTGGAAGAACTGCGACGGCGGGAGAGCGTTCTCGCGCAACTCTCCGCCTCGGACGACCACCTACATGGCATCAAG AATTCGGCCACCATCTCCACTCCTCTGCCCACCAAAGACTGGTCGGGTGTTTCTGTGACCTACGACCTGGGGATCAGCGCCATCTACCGGTCGCTGGCAGGTGAGGTGGAGAAGTTCCAGGAGCAGCTGAGGGGCATCACAGAGACGG GTTTCACTGCCTCATCGCCGGAGACGAGTCTGGCACGTCCACAGCCGA GGATGAGAAGAGTGCAGGAGTACGCAG CGGACGTCACTCTGGACTGCAACACGGCCCATCCCAGGCTGGTCCTGACCGACGACATGAAGAGC GTGCGTTGCAGCGACCGGCACCAGCTGCTTCCGGACAACACGGAGCGGTTCGACCGGGTGGTGTGCGTCTTGGGCAGGGAGGCCATCTCCTCCGGACGACACTATTGGGAG GTGCAAGTGGGCGGGAAGACGGACTGGGATCTGGGTGTCGCCAAACAATCCATCAACAGGAAGGGCAAGATTGAGGTGACGCCAAATAATGGATACTGGTTCCTCAGCTTGAGAGACAA GAACAAGTACGCCTTTCGCACCGAGCCCTCCACCGACGTCCACCTCAACCTCCGACCCAACAAGATCGGAATATTTGTGGACTTTGACCGAGGACAGGTTTCCTTCTACAACGTCGATGCTAAAATCCACATCTACACGTTCAACGACACGTTCACAGAGTGCATCTTCCCGTTCTTCAGCCCCTGCACCAACAAATCCGGAAAGAACGACGGGCCGCTCGTCATCACGACAGTCGACACGTCGGAATGA